A genomic segment from Paralichthys olivaceus isolate ysfri-2021 chromosome 22, ASM2471397v2, whole genome shotgun sequence encodes:
- the dctn1a gene encoding dynactin subunit 1 isoform X14, translating into MALNRRHSYTPRLTSALISKMSSAGIVESGKPPKIGSTVEVTGKGQRGTVAYIGATLFASGKWVGVILDEPKGKNDGTVQGKRYFTCEENHGIFVRQSQLQVVEEGSSATSPDTPEFALAKILRQKEIPETPKTSKQTSRESLSSSLSGDVSEVGLTSHQGALGAPIVPQPSGSPAPVAAPVPATPSKAEPPISKQEEESLRGQVKDLEEKLETLKMKRTEDKAKLKELEKHKIQLEQLQEWKIKMQEQQTDLQKQLKEVKKEARDAQESKDRYMEEMSDTADAIEMATLDKEMAEERAESLQVEVDSLKEKVDELSMDLEILRHEISEKGSDGAASSYHVKQLEEQNSRLKEALVRMRDLSASEKQEHVKLQKQMEKKNTELDTLRTQKEKLQEEVKLAEATIDELKEQVDAALGSEEMVETLTERNLDLEEKVRELRETVTDLEAINEMNDELQENARETEMELREQLDMGGAKVREAEKRVEAAQETVADYQQTISKYRDLTTRLQDANRDLISQQNANAEQVQQPPAELFDFKIKFAETKAYAKAIEMELRKMEVAQLNRQVSLLTSFMPDSFLRHGGDHDCILVLLLIPRLICKAELLSKQAQEKFDLNGNLVPGAGLRGPPGEQRSFASGLVYSLCLLQATLHKYEQALNTCNIEVFKRMGTLYSEMNFHERSLDYFIDLLHKDQLDETVQVEPLTKAIKYYQQLYSVHLADHTEDCTVQLADHIKFIQTALDSMGVEVARLRAFLAAGQESSGLAVLLKDLDTSCSDIRQFCKKIRRRMPGTDVVGVPAALNFGPEVSETLTECRRQLTRAVAVLQEVAAAGAQMVAPLAEQEGLNALKLEDIACNVVDQVYGSHGLSGPECLRQSCSSVIATMNKMATAMQEGEYDADKPQGKTPPVETRAATVRAEMTDAEGLGVKLEDRDTVIKEVKKSLKIKGEELSEANVRLSLLEKKLDTSTKDADERVEKIQTKLSENLALLKKKEKEFEETMDALQADIDQLEAEKAELKQRINNQSKMTIEGLRAPSASGIASIVQGSAGAGLPPSMAGPVQVVDSPLLRQQVEAQRLGIKHLKNENNRLKAEKMRAQLASLPPLCPPKLPQVSKESSMPPGGLNTGIYRRTDQLLATLLKLSAEFKVVDITGKTTVSASSQLLEQTARLQNLSDALDKLKGEVAEHVVTHQRGAKASSDFATFPVSSFVKAKEEKQGNTVLVGRVSIPCIRGHEQVHRLVLSQQQLQQVHSLLMV; encoded by the exons ATGGCTTTAAACAGGCGACATTCCTATACCCCCAGG CTGACCAGCGCACTGATCAGCAAAATGAGCAGTGCAGGAATAGTGGAGAGTGGTAAACCTCCAAAG ATTGGCTCTACAGTAGAGGTGACAGGGAAGGGTCAGCGCGGCACTGTCGCCTACATCGGCGCCACCCTCTTTGCCTCTGGGAAATGGGTGGGTGTTATACTTGATGAGCCAAAAGGCAAGAATGATGGCACCGTGCAGGGGAAACGCTACTTCACCTGTGAGGAAAATCATGGGATATTTGTCAGACAGTCGCAG CTTCAGGTGGTGGAAGAGGGCTCCAGTGCCACCTCACCAGATACTCCTGAGTTTGCTCTTGCCAAGATTCTCAGACAAAAAG AAATTCCAGAGACTCCAAAAACATCCAAACAG ACATCTCGTGAGAGCCTGTCGTCCTCGCTGTCTGGTGATGTCAGTGAAGTTGGACTGACCTCCCATCAGGGTGCACTGGGAGCTCCCATCGTGCCTCAGCCCAGCGGGTCACCTGCGCCAGTCGCAGCCCCAGTCCCTGCTACTCCGAGCAAG GCGGAACCTCCCATTTCCAAACAG GAGGAGGAATCACTGCGAGGTCAGGTCAAAGAcctggaggagaagctggagacgctgaagatgaagaggacagaggacaagGCCAAACTGAAGGAGCTTGAAAAACACAAGATCCAGCTGGAGCAGCTTCAGGAATGGAAGATAAAAATGCAGGAGCAGCAGACTGACCTCCAGAAACAGCTTAAAGAAGTCAAGAag GAAGCCCGCGATGCACAGGAATCCAAGGACCGCTACATGGAGGAGATGTCAGACACGGCCGACGCCATTGAGATGGCAACACTGGACAAAGAAATGGCGGAGGAGCGAGCGGAGTCATTGCAAGTGGAGGTGGACAGTCTGAAAGAGAAAGTAGATGAGCTCTCCATGGACCTGGAGATTCTTAGACATGAGATTTCAGAGAAAG GCTCAGATGGAGCTGCCTCAAGTTACCATGTCAAGCAGCTGGAGGAACAGAACAGCAGACTGAAGGAGGCTCTAGTCAG GATGCGTGACCTGTCTGCCTCAGAGAAACAGGAAcatgtgaagctgcagaagcagatggagaagaagaacacTGAGCTGGACACTCTGAGGACTCAGAAGGAAAAACTGCAGGAAGAAGTCAAGCTGGCAGAGGCCACTATTGATGAACTGAAGGAGCAG GTGGATGCTGCTCTGGGCTCAGAGGAGATGGTTGAGACGCTGACAGAGAGGAACCTTGACTTGGAGGAGAAAGTCAGAGAGCTGAGAGAAACAGTCACTGATCTG GAGGCGATCAACGAGATGAATGATGAGCTCCAGGAGAATGCAAGGGAGACTGAAATGGAGCTGAGAGAGCAGCTCGACATGGGTGGTGCAAAGGTCAGAGAAGCTGAAAAACGAGTGGAGGCTGCTCAGGAGACTGTGGCTGATTACCAGCAGACCATCAGCAAATATAGGGATCTCACTACCAGGTTGCAG GATGCCAATCGGGACCTGATCAGCCAGCAGAATGCCAATGCTGAGCAAGTTCAACAGCCGCCCGCAGAACTGTTTGACTTCAAGATCAAGTTTGCAGAGACCAAGGCCTATGCCAAG GCCATTGAGATGGAGCTGAGGAAAATGGAAGTGGCTCAATTAAACAGACAGGTGTCCCTCCTTACCTCCTTCATGCCAGACTCCTTTCTCCGTCATGGTGGAGATCATGACTGTATTCTGGTCCTTCTTCTCATCCCCAGGCTCATCTGCAAG GCTGAGCTCCTCAGTAAACAAGCCCAGGAGAAGTTTGACTTGAACGGGAACCTGGTGCCGGGGGCAGGGCTCAGAGGACCTCCAGGAGAACAGCGCAGCTTTGCCTCAGGACTGGTGTACTCCCTGTGCTTGCTGCAGGCCACCCTGCACAAATATGAACA GGCTCTGAACACCTGCAACATAGAGGTTTTTAAGCGCATGGGTACACTTTACTCTGAAATGAATTTCCATGAGCGCTCCCTGGATTATTTCATTGACCTGCTGCATAAAGACCAATTGGATGAGACTGTTCAGGTGGAGCCCCTGACCAAGGCCATCAAGTACTACCag caaCTGTACAGTGTCCATCTGGCAGATCACACTGAGGACTGCACAGTGCAGCTGGCTGACCACATCAAG TTTATCCAGACCGCATTGGACTCCATGGGAGTGGAGGTGGCTCGTCTGCGGGCGTTCCTGGCTGCAGGTCAGGAAAGCTCTGGCCTTGCTGTGCTTCTGAAGGACCTGGACACTTCGTGTTCGGATATCAGACAATTCTGTAAGAAGATCCGCCGTCGCATGCCTGGAACAGATGTGGTTGGAGTACCTGCTGCTCTCAATTTTGGACCAGAG GTGTCAGAGACGCTGACAGAGTGTAGGCGCCAGCTGACCCGTGCGGTGGCCGTGCTGCAGGAGGTGGCTGCAGCTGGGGCTCAGATGGTTGCTCCGCTGGCAGAACAAGAGGGTCTCAACGCTCTCAAGCTGGAGGATATTGCCTGCAACGTTGTGGATCAG GTGTATGGCTCCCATGGCCTGAGTGGCCCAGAGTGTCTGCGtcaatcctgcagctctgtcatTGCTACCATGAACAAGATGGCTACAGCCATGCAGGAAGGAGAGTATGATGCTGACAAACCTCAGGGCAAG ACTCCTCCTGTGGAAACGAGAGCTGCCACCGTCAGGGCTGAGATGACTGATGCTGAGGGTCTAGGTGTTAAACtagaagacagagacacagtcatCAAGGAGGTCAAGAAGTCTCTTAAGATCAAG GGTGAGGAGCTGAGTGAGGCCAACGTCCGCCTGAGCCTGCTAGAGAAAAAGCTGGACACCTCCACCAAAGATGCAGATGAACGGGTGGAGAAGATCCAGACCAAACTCAGCGAGAATCTCGCCCTgctgaagaagaaagagaa GGAGTTTGAGGAGACAATGGATGCTCTGCAGGCTGATATCGACCAGCTGGAGGCAGAGAAGGCAGAGCTGAAACAACGCATCAATAACCAATCAAAGATGACCATCGAAGGCCTAAGAGCCCCGTCTGCCTCTGGTATAGCCTCCATTGTTCAAGGATCTGCAGGAG CAGGGCTGCCTCCATCCATGGCGGGGCCAGTGCAGGTGGTGGACTCTCCCCTCCTCCGGCAGCAGGTCGAGGCTCAGAGACTGGGCATCAAACACCTcaagaatgaaaacaacagactCAAG GCTGAGAAGATGAGAGCCCAGCTGGCCTCCCTGCCTCCACTCTGCCCCCCCAAACTGCCACAAGTGTCCAAAGAAAGCTCCATGCCTCCAGGGGGACTGAACACAGGCATCTATCGCAGGACTGACCAACTGCTGGCGACACTGCTCAAGCTGAGTGCAGAGTTTAAAGTGGTGGACATCACTGGGAAGACAACAG TTAGTGCCAGTTCCCAGCTGCTGGAGCAGACGGCTCGACTGCAGAACCTCAGTGATGCTCTGGACAAACTCAAG GGAGAAGTAGCTGAACATGTGGTCACGCATCAGCGTGGAGCCAAGGCTTCCTCTGACTTCGCCACATTCCCAGTGTCGTCCTTTGTTAAG GCCAAGGAAGAAAAGCAGGGGAATACGGTGCTTGTGGGTCGTGTTTCCATTCCATGCATCCGCGGACACGAACAAGTCCACCGCCTCGTCCTATCCCAGCAGCAGCTACAGCAAGTACACAGCCTCCTGATGGTGTAG
- the dctn1a gene encoding dynactin subunit 1 isoform X10, with the protein MALNRRHSYTPRLTSALISKMSSAGIVESGKPPKIGSTVEVTGKGQRGTVAYIGATLFASGKWVGVILDEPKGKNDGTVQGKRYFTCEENHGIFVRQSQLQVVEEGSSATSPDTPEFALAKILRQKEIPETPKTSKQTPMNVKKSTTRRSAKTSRESLSSSLSGDVSEVGLTSHQGALGAPIVPQPSGSPAPVAAPVPATPSKAEPPISKQEEESLRGQVKDLEEKLETLKMKRTEDKAKLKELEKHKIQLEQLQEWKIKMQEQQTDLQKQLKEVKKEARDAQESKDRYMEEMSDTADAIEMATLDKEMAEERAESLQVEVDSLKEKVDELSMDLEILRHEISEKGSDGAASSYHVKQLEEQNSRLKEALVRMRDLSASEKQEHVKLQKQMEKKNTELDTLRTQKEKLQEEVKLAEATIDELKEQVDAALGSEEMVETLTERNLDLEEKVRELRETVTDLEAINEMNDELQENARETEMELREQLDMGGAKVREAEKRVEAAQETVADYQQTISKYRDLTTRLQDANRDLISQQNANAEQVQQPPAELFDFKIKFAETKAYAKAIEMELRKMEVAQLNRQVSLLTSFMPDSFLRHGGDHDCILVLLLIPRLICKAELLSKQAQEKFDLNGNLVPGAGLRGPPGEQRSFASGLVYSLCLLQATLHKYEQALNTCNIEVFKRMGTLYSEMNFHERSLDYFIDLLHKDQLDETVQVEPLTKAIKYYQQLYSVHLADHTEDCTVQLADHIKFIQTALDSMGVEVARLRAFLAAGQESSGLAVLLKDLDTSCSDIRQFCKKIRRRMPGTDVVGVPAALNFGPEVSETLTECRRQLTRAVAVLQEVAAAGAQMVAPLAEQEGLNALKLEDIACNVVDQVYGSHGLSGPECLRQSCSSVIATMNKMATAMQEGEYDADKPQGKTPPVETRAATVRAEMTDAEGLGVKLEDRDTVIKEVKKSLKIKGEELSEANVRLSLLEKKLDTSTKDADERVEKIQTKLSENLALLKKKEKEFEETMDALQADIDQLEAEKAELKQRINNQSKMTIEGLRAPSASGIASIVQGSAGGLPPSMAGPVQVVDSPLLRQQVEAQRLGIKHLKNENNRLKAEKMRAQLASLPPLCPPKLPQVSKESSMPPGGLNTGIYRRTDQLLATLLKLSAEFKVVDITGKTTVSASSQLLEQTARLQNLSDALDKLKGEVAEHVVTHQRGAKASSDFATFPVSSFVKAKEEKQGNTVLVGRVSIPCIRGHEQVHRLVLSQQQLQQVHSLLMV; encoded by the exons ATGGCTTTAAACAGGCGACATTCCTATACCCCCAGG CTGACCAGCGCACTGATCAGCAAAATGAGCAGTGCAGGAATAGTGGAGAGTGGTAAACCTCCAAAG ATTGGCTCTACAGTAGAGGTGACAGGGAAGGGTCAGCGCGGCACTGTCGCCTACATCGGCGCCACCCTCTTTGCCTCTGGGAAATGGGTGGGTGTTATACTTGATGAGCCAAAAGGCAAGAATGATGGCACCGTGCAGGGGAAACGCTACTTCACCTGTGAGGAAAATCATGGGATATTTGTCAGACAGTCGCAG CTTCAGGTGGTGGAAGAGGGCTCCAGTGCCACCTCACCAGATACTCCTGAGTTTGCTCTTGCCAAGATTCTCAGACAAAAAG AAATTCCAGAGACTCCAAAAACATCCAAACAG ACACCAATGAATGTTAAGAAG tctACTACCCGCCGCTCTGCCAAG ACATCTCGTGAGAGCCTGTCGTCCTCGCTGTCTGGTGATGTCAGTGAAGTTGGACTGACCTCCCATCAGGGTGCACTGGGAGCTCCCATCGTGCCTCAGCCCAGCGGGTCACCTGCGCCAGTCGCAGCCCCAGTCCCTGCTACTCCGAGCAAG GCGGAACCTCCCATTTCCAAACAG GAGGAGGAATCACTGCGAGGTCAGGTCAAAGAcctggaggagaagctggagacgctgaagatgaagaggacagaggacaagGCCAAACTGAAGGAGCTTGAAAAACACAAGATCCAGCTGGAGCAGCTTCAGGAATGGAAGATAAAAATGCAGGAGCAGCAGACTGACCTCCAGAAACAGCTTAAAGAAGTCAAGAag GAAGCCCGCGATGCACAGGAATCCAAGGACCGCTACATGGAGGAGATGTCAGACACGGCCGACGCCATTGAGATGGCAACACTGGACAAAGAAATGGCGGAGGAGCGAGCGGAGTCATTGCAAGTGGAGGTGGACAGTCTGAAAGAGAAAGTAGATGAGCTCTCCATGGACCTGGAGATTCTTAGACATGAGATTTCAGAGAAAG GCTCAGATGGAGCTGCCTCAAGTTACCATGTCAAGCAGCTGGAGGAACAGAACAGCAGACTGAAGGAGGCTCTAGTCAG GATGCGTGACCTGTCTGCCTCAGAGAAACAGGAAcatgtgaagctgcagaagcagatggagaagaagaacacTGAGCTGGACACTCTGAGGACTCAGAAGGAAAAACTGCAGGAAGAAGTCAAGCTGGCAGAGGCCACTATTGATGAACTGAAGGAGCAG GTGGATGCTGCTCTGGGCTCAGAGGAGATGGTTGAGACGCTGACAGAGAGGAACCTTGACTTGGAGGAGAAAGTCAGAGAGCTGAGAGAAACAGTCACTGATCTG GAGGCGATCAACGAGATGAATGATGAGCTCCAGGAGAATGCAAGGGAGACTGAAATGGAGCTGAGAGAGCAGCTCGACATGGGTGGTGCAAAGGTCAGAGAAGCTGAAAAACGAGTGGAGGCTGCTCAGGAGACTGTGGCTGATTACCAGCAGACCATCAGCAAATATAGGGATCTCACTACCAGGTTGCAG GATGCCAATCGGGACCTGATCAGCCAGCAGAATGCCAATGCTGAGCAAGTTCAACAGCCGCCCGCAGAACTGTTTGACTTCAAGATCAAGTTTGCAGAGACCAAGGCCTATGCCAAG GCCATTGAGATGGAGCTGAGGAAAATGGAAGTGGCTCAATTAAACAGACAGGTGTCCCTCCTTACCTCCTTCATGCCAGACTCCTTTCTCCGTCATGGTGGAGATCATGACTGTATTCTGGTCCTTCTTCTCATCCCCAGGCTCATCTGCAAG GCTGAGCTCCTCAGTAAACAAGCCCAGGAGAAGTTTGACTTGAACGGGAACCTGGTGCCGGGGGCAGGGCTCAGAGGACCTCCAGGAGAACAGCGCAGCTTTGCCTCAGGACTGGTGTACTCCCTGTGCTTGCTGCAGGCCACCCTGCACAAATATGAACA GGCTCTGAACACCTGCAACATAGAGGTTTTTAAGCGCATGGGTACACTTTACTCTGAAATGAATTTCCATGAGCGCTCCCTGGATTATTTCATTGACCTGCTGCATAAAGACCAATTGGATGAGACTGTTCAGGTGGAGCCCCTGACCAAGGCCATCAAGTACTACCag caaCTGTACAGTGTCCATCTGGCAGATCACACTGAGGACTGCACAGTGCAGCTGGCTGACCACATCAAG TTTATCCAGACCGCATTGGACTCCATGGGAGTGGAGGTGGCTCGTCTGCGGGCGTTCCTGGCTGCAGGTCAGGAAAGCTCTGGCCTTGCTGTGCTTCTGAAGGACCTGGACACTTCGTGTTCGGATATCAGACAATTCTGTAAGAAGATCCGCCGTCGCATGCCTGGAACAGATGTGGTTGGAGTACCTGCTGCTCTCAATTTTGGACCAGAG GTGTCAGAGACGCTGACAGAGTGTAGGCGCCAGCTGACCCGTGCGGTGGCCGTGCTGCAGGAGGTGGCTGCAGCTGGGGCTCAGATGGTTGCTCCGCTGGCAGAACAAGAGGGTCTCAACGCTCTCAAGCTGGAGGATATTGCCTGCAACGTTGTGGATCAG GTGTATGGCTCCCATGGCCTGAGTGGCCCAGAGTGTCTGCGtcaatcctgcagctctgtcatTGCTACCATGAACAAGATGGCTACAGCCATGCAGGAAGGAGAGTATGATGCTGACAAACCTCAGGGCAAG ACTCCTCCTGTGGAAACGAGAGCTGCCACCGTCAGGGCTGAGATGACTGATGCTGAGGGTCTAGGTGTTAAACtagaagacagagacacagtcatCAAGGAGGTCAAGAAGTCTCTTAAGATCAAG GGTGAGGAGCTGAGTGAGGCCAACGTCCGCCTGAGCCTGCTAGAGAAAAAGCTGGACACCTCCACCAAAGATGCAGATGAACGGGTGGAGAAGATCCAGACCAAACTCAGCGAGAATCTCGCCCTgctgaagaagaaagagaa GGAGTTTGAGGAGACAATGGATGCTCTGCAGGCTGATATCGACCAGCTGGAGGCAGAGAAGGCAGAGCTGAAACAACGCATCAATAACCAATCAAAGATGACCATCGAAGGCCTAAGAGCCCCGTCTGCCTCTGGTATAGCCTCCATTGTTCAAGGATCTGCAGGAG GGCTGCCTCCATCCATGGCGGGGCCAGTGCAGGTGGTGGACTCTCCCCTCCTCCGGCAGCAGGTCGAGGCTCAGAGACTGGGCATCAAACACCTcaagaatgaaaacaacagactCAAG GCTGAGAAGATGAGAGCCCAGCTGGCCTCCCTGCCTCCACTCTGCCCCCCCAAACTGCCACAAGTGTCCAAAGAAAGCTCCATGCCTCCAGGGGGACTGAACACAGGCATCTATCGCAGGACTGACCAACTGCTGGCGACACTGCTCAAGCTGAGTGCAGAGTTTAAAGTGGTGGACATCACTGGGAAGACAACAG TTAGTGCCAGTTCCCAGCTGCTGGAGCAGACGGCTCGACTGCAGAACCTCAGTGATGCTCTGGACAAACTCAAG GGAGAAGTAGCTGAACATGTGGTCACGCATCAGCGTGGAGCCAAGGCTTCCTCTGACTTCGCCACATTCCCAGTGTCGTCCTTTGTTAAG GCCAAGGAAGAAAAGCAGGGGAATACGGTGCTTGTGGGTCGTGTTTCCATTCCATGCATCCGCGGACACGAACAAGTCCACCGCCTCGTCCTATCCCAGCAGCAGCTACAGCAAGTACACAGCCTCCTGATGGTGTAG